The genomic window AAGCGATGACAACGTTACAAGACGCCCTGTACGAATAAGCTCACAACCGCGACAAGAGCCCAGACGATGGCGCCGAGGAGCAACGGTGCCGCGCCGACGGTGCGCAGCCGCTTGAAATCCGAGGACAGCCCAACGCCTGCGAACGCCACCACCATGACGTACTTGCCGGCCACCGCCAACGCGGCCAGCACCGGCGCCGGAATCACACCGATCGATGCGATCGCGGCGGCGAGGGCGAACAGCGCGACAAACCACGGCATCACGGCGACGAAATTGAATCGCCCTGCTGCGCGAGCGCTGCGCCGGCTGCCGATGTAGATCGCGATCCCAACGGCTAGCGGCAAGATCGCGAGCGCTCGAGCGAGCTTGACGATCGTCGCCGTCACGCCCGCAACCGCGCCGTACGAGTAACCCGCGGCGACGACCGAAGACGTATCGTTTATCGCGGTGCCGGCCCACGTGCCGAAGA from Candidatus Eremiobacteraceae bacterium includes these protein-coding regions:
- a CDS encoding putative sulfate exporter family transporter, which translates into the protein FGTWAGTAINDTSSVVAAGYSYGAVAGVTATIVKLARALAILPLAVGIAIYIGSRRSARAAGRFNFVAVMPWFVALFALAAAIASIGVIPAPVLAALAVAGKYVMVVAFAGVGLSSDFKRLRTVGAAPLLLGAIVWALVAVVSLFVQGVL